One region of Phragmites australis chromosome 18, lpPhrAust1.1, whole genome shotgun sequence genomic DNA includes:
- the LOC133899678 gene encoding uncharacterized protein LOC133899678, with translation MEEWRKLAEAVPGTLLIVAQDTTTGLLSTVESTHRKLAACVHVVGMYRTGARRNDIGDATDAPLAGGFPSADLDGALRELARLGALHAWAGHVFVLYGARFGLQGVGDPLWQSWQQHRADTLGHAADALRRLRAAASHSRATEDAIRVARSFPRGSPDWNAWMSASLQLAPHAIVGTAMAFLALRRMRDAVAREFYDAWRALN, from the coding sequence ATGGAAGAGTGGAGGAAGCTGGCGGAGGCGGTGCCAGGAACACTACTGATCGTCGCCCAAGACACCACGACAGGACTCCTCAGCACGGTGGAGTCCACCCACAGGAAGCTCGCCGCGTGCGTCCACGTGGTTGGCATGTATCGGACGGGCGCAAGGCGCAACGACATCGGCGACGCCACCGACGCGCCGCTCGCCGGGGGGTTCCCCTCCGCGGACCTCGACGGCGCCCTCCGCGAGCTGGCGCGCCTCGGCGCGCTCCACGCTTGGGCCGGCCACGTCTTCGTCCTCTACGGAGCGCGCTTCGGCCTCCAGGGCGTCGGCGATCCGCTGTGGCAGAGCTGGCAGCAGCACCGCGCCGACACCCTCGGCCACGCCGCGGACGCGCTGCGGAGGCTACGGGCCGCCGCCTCGCACTCCCGGGCGACCGAGGACGCCATCCGCGTGGCCCGGTCCTTCCCTCGCGGGTCACCCGACTGGAACGCGTGGATGTCGGCGTCCCTGCAGCTTGCGCCCCACGCCATCGTCGGCACCGCCATGGCGTTCCTCGCCCTGCGCCGGATGCGCGACGCGGTTGCTCGGGAGTTCTACGACGCCTGGAGGGCTCTGAACTGA